In one window of Deltaproteobacteria bacterium DNA:
- a CDS encoding ferritin family protein, with translation MGSPEMVSIVHRAIDRERDAINVYLGLAKIVTDVKAKNVLIHLASDEVGHMTKLEKHLISVLRGKDWVIERADLVEAMSEQVSQPSMLEKVDAKKLAKADMIQILRVAIDRENEANRFYLEMAGRSKKDSAKEMFLSLAKEEELHAKILRAEVDSIGQNGFWCDMQEFTMEQ, from the coding sequence ATGGGTTCGCCGGAAATGGTTTCCATCGTGCACCGCGCCATCGACCGCGAGAGGGACGCGATCAACGTCTACCTCGGACTGGCGAAGATCGTCACGGACGTGAAGGCGAAGAACGTCCTCATCCACCTCGCCTCCGACGAGGTCGGCCACATGACGAAGCTCGAGAAGCACCTGATTTCCGTCCTGCGCGGGAAGGATTGGGTGATCGAGCGGGCGGATCTGGTCGAGGCCATGTCCGAGCAGGTTTCGCAGCCGTCGATGCTCGAAAAGGTCGATGCGAAGAAGCTGGCCAAGGCCGATATGATACAGATCCTCCGGGTCGCGATCGACCGGGAAAACGAGGCGAACCGGTTCTACCTCGAGATGGCGGGACGCTCGAAGAAGGATTCGGCGAAGGAGATGTTCCTCTCCCTGGCGAAGGAGGAGGAGCTGCACGCGAAGATCCTGCGGGCCGAGGTGGACTCGATCGGCCAGAACGGGTTCTGGTGCGACATGCAGGAATTCACGATGGAGCAGTAG
- a CDS encoding transcription elongation factor GreA produces MLTEVKRKLEEEMQRIEHELRVTLPLEIQTALGQGDLSENAEYESAKNRQSTLQARSAQIQKRLADLSRIDVAGVPTDRAGLGSEVTVENLESGEEIRYTVVIPELADGNKSFVSMASPVGKALMNRHVGDTVTITIPRGTLEYEVRRIVTLSGDVLE; encoded by the coding sequence TTGCTTACCGAGGTAAAACGGAAGCTCGAGGAAGAGATGCAGCGGATCGAGCACGAGCTGCGGGTGACCCTTCCCCTGGAGATCCAGACGGCGCTGGGCCAGGGCGACCTCTCCGAGAACGCCGAGTACGAGTCGGCCAAGAACCGGCAGTCGACGCTTCAGGCGCGCTCCGCCCAGATCCAGAAGCGCCTGGCCGACCTTTCCCGCATCGACGTGGCGGGCGTGCCGACGGACCGCGCGGGGCTCGGGAGCGAGGTCACCGTGGAAAACCTCGAGAGCGGGGAGGAGATCCGCTACACCGTCGTGATCCCGGAGCTGGCCGACGGGAACAAGTCGTTCGTCTCCATGGCGTCGCCGGTGGGGAAGGCGCTCATGAATCGCCACGTGGGCGACACGGTCACGATCACGATCCCCCGCGGGACGCTGGAGTACGAGGTCCGGAGGATCGTCACCCTGTCCGGGGACGTTCTCGAGTAG
- a CDS encoding sugar phosphate nucleotidyltransferase: MDHAVVMAGGSGTRFWPESRARRSKQFLDLTGGGPMIRETLLRLFPVVPPERVWVVAGVKDAPHLSHRDLGIPKRNILLEPEGKNTGPAMAYAAAAVAREDPDAVVLATPADHAISHVRAFQAVLRKGLRLARKTGRFVTLGVPPTHPSTGYGYIERGKPFPGKVRGAFEVARFAEKPDLPTAKRFLRSGRFDWNSGLFLFSVVTFADRLANFLPEIDREIRRAFRGGRAGFPKRLARAYRRMPSISVDYGILEKEAGILVLPANVGWSDLGTWSSLHEFLSVTGENVAFGDVILSDCRSVLVRTDSGVAAVLGMDNVVVVRSGDAVLVCPRARSEEVKALLEEVRRRFPALA; this comes from the coding sequence ATGGATCACGCGGTGGTGATGGCGGGCGGGTCGGGAACGCGATTCTGGCCGGAGAGCCGGGCGCGGCGGTCGAAGCAGTTTCTGGACCTCACCGGCGGGGGACCGATGATCCGGGAGACCCTCCTGCGCCTCTTCCCCGTCGTCCCCCCGGAACGCGTCTGGGTCGTCGCCGGCGTCAAGGACGCGCCGCACCTCTCCCACCGCGACCTCGGCATCCCGAAACGGAACATCCTCCTGGAGCCGGAGGGGAAAAACACCGGCCCCGCGATGGCGTACGCGGCGGCGGCCGTCGCCCGGGAGGACCCCGACGCCGTGGTCCTGGCCACCCCGGCCGACCACGCCATCAGCCACGTCCGGGCATTCCAGGCCGTGCTCCGGAAGGGGCTTCGCCTGGCGCGGAAGACGGGGCGGTTCGTGACTCTCGGCGTCCCGCCGACCCATCCCTCCACGGGGTACGGATACATCGAGCGGGGGAAACCGTTCCCCGGCAAGGTCCGGGGCGCCTTCGAGGTCGCCCGGTTCGCCGAGAAACCGGACCTTCCGACGGCGAAGCGGTTTCTCCGTTCGGGCCGGTTCGACTGGAACAGCGGACTGTTCCTTTTCAGCGTCGTGACGTTCGCCGATCGGCTGGCGAACTTCCTCCCCGAGATCGATCGCGAGATCCGTCGCGCCTTCCGGGGGGGCCGTGCCGGTTTCCCGAAGCGGCTCGCGCGGGCGTACCGGCGGATGCCGTCGATCTCGGTCGACTATGGCATCCTGGAGAAGGAGGCGGGGATCCTCGTCCTCCCGGCGAACGTCGGGTGGAGCGACCTCGGGACGTGGAGCTCGCTTCACGAGTTTCTCTCGGTGACGGGGGAAAACGTCGCGTTCGGCGACGTCATCCTCTCCGACTGCCGAAGCGTTCTTGTGCGGACGGACAGCGGTGTGGCGGCGGTGCTGGGGATGGACAACGTGGTGGTGGTCCGAAGCGGGGACGCCGTGCTGGTCTGCCCGCGCGCCCGCTCGGAGGAAGTGAAGGCTCTGCTGGAGGAGGTCCGGCGGCGGTTCCCCGCGCTGGCGTAG
- a CDS encoding lmo0937 family membrane protein — protein sequence MLWTIAVILLVLWAVGLVTLYTMGGFIHILLVIAIVVVLINVIQGRRVV from the coding sequence TTGCTCTGGACCATTGCCGTCATTTTGCTTGTCCTCTGGGCGGTAGGATTGGTCACCTTGTACACGATGGGCGGATTCATTCACATTCTCCTGGTCATCGCGATCGTGGTGGTACTGATCAATGTCATTCAAGGTCGAAGGGTCGTGTAG
- the serS gene encoding serine--tRNA ligase: MLDLKFVRENIPIVEEALRKRRSSLTLDGFVALDKARRERLLEVEGMRAERNTASEEIGRLRREKKDASELMERMKALSTRLKEAEAELPTIERKMEEFLLVLPNVPDPSVPDGAGEEDNPVVRTWGIPRVFSFPVKDHVDLGAALDILDFDRAVKITGGRFCLSKGAGALLERALINFMLDVHTREHGYLEVLPPFMANSASFFGTGQLPKFEEDLFRVAGTDYFLVPTAEVPVTNIVRDEILAAGTLPLKMTAYTPCFRAEAGSYGKDTRGMIRQHQFNKVEMVKICRPEESAQELEKLTDDAEEILRRLALPYRVVTLCTGDIGFSSAKTYDIEVWVPSQERYREISSCSTFTDFQARRAKIRFREGASGKTRLAHTLNGSGLAVGRTVVAILENYQREDGTVDIPEVLRPYMGGLARITKR, translated from the coding sequence ATGCTCGATCTGAAATTCGTCCGGGAAAACATCCCGATCGTGGAGGAGGCGCTGCGGAAGCGCCGGTCCTCCCTCACCCTCGACGGCTTCGTGGCGCTGGACAAGGCGCGCCGGGAACGGCTCCTCGAAGTGGAGGGGATGCGTGCGGAACGCAACACCGCTTCCGAGGAGATCGGCCGCCTGCGCCGGGAGAAGAAGGACGCGTCGGAGCTCATGGAGCGGATGAAGGCGCTCTCGACCCGGCTCAAGGAGGCGGAAGCGGAACTCCCGACGATCGAACGGAAGATGGAGGAGTTTCTCCTCGTCCTCCCGAACGTGCCGGACCCGTCGGTTCCGGACGGCGCGGGGGAGGAGGACAACCCCGTCGTGCGGACGTGGGGGATCCCGCGGGTCTTCTCTTTCCCGGTCAAGGACCACGTCGACCTCGGCGCGGCGCTGGACATCCTCGACTTCGACCGGGCGGTCAAGATCACCGGGGGCCGCTTTTGCCTGTCGAAGGGGGCGGGGGCGCTGCTGGAGCGGGCGCTCATCAACTTCATGCTCGACGTCCACACGCGGGAGCACGGGTACCTCGAAGTGCTCCCCCCGTTCATGGCGAACAGCGCGTCGTTCTTCGGCACCGGGCAGCTCCCCAAATTCGAGGAGGATCTCTTCCGCGTCGCGGGGACCGACTACTTCCTCGTCCCCACCGCCGAGGTGCCGGTGACGAACATCGTGCGGGACGAGATCCTCGCCGCCGGGACGCTTCCCCTGAAGATGACGGCGTACACCCCGTGCTTCCGGGCGGAGGCCGGGTCCTACGGCAAGGACACGCGGGGGATGATCCGGCAGCACCAGTTCAACAAGGTGGAGATGGTCAAGATCTGCCGCCCGGAGGAGTCCGCGCAGGAGCTGGAGAAGCTCACCGACGACGCCGAGGAGATCCTGCGGCGCCTCGCCCTGCCGTATCGCGTTGTGACGCTGTGCACGGGGGACATCGGGTTCTCCTCGGCGAAGACGTACGACATCGAGGTCTGGGTTCCCTCGCAGGAACGATACCGGGAGATCTCCTCCTGCAGCACCTTCACCGACTTCCAGGCGCGCCGTGCGAAGATCCGCTTCCGGGAAGGGGCGTCGGGGAAGACGCGGCTGGCCCACACGCTGAACGGGTCCGGGCTCGCGGTCGGGCGGACGGTCGTCGCGATCCTCGAGAATTACCAGCGGGAGGACGGAACGGTCGATATCCCCGAAGTGCTTCGCCCCTACATGGGCGGGCTGGCGCGGATCACGAAACGGTGA